The genomic DNA CGGTTCGTCCCCGCCGAACGAGCGGTCTGCCATGTTAATTAGCGTATCAGATGCCGGCATCCGGCCCCAAGAGCCGCGGGCCTCGTTTCCGGCTCGCGTGCGCGTTCTCATGCGGAGACTTTAAAAATCCTCCGGCATAATCGTTAATTTCGATGCGGGCTCGGGCATTTCCCGACCGATAAAGACGACGAGGCCGCCTCGCGGTGCGCGCTTGCGCAAGCGCCGGCGATAGGTCGGTGCAGTAGCTCGAAGTCGAACACGGGAACATCCGCATGCTTCGCAGAGACGCTTTGAAATGGCTCGGCTGTGCGTTGCCCGCCGCTTACTTCGGGCAGATGCCGGTTCGCGCCGACGTCGCTCCCGGCAAGGCAGCGACTCCTACGAGCAGCGCTCTCCGGACGATCGAGATCGAGATCGATCGCGAGACCGAAGAAGCCGCCGTGGCGTCGAGCGTCGTCATCAGCCCCAACGGTCAGATCGTGGCCGCCGGCTGCGACGACCATCGTATTCGACTCTGGAACATCGCCGACGGCAGTACGATCGCGCAGCTCCGCTCGCATAACGATTGGGTGCGCGGCGTCGCGTTTCATCCTCAAGGCAAGAAGCTCGTTTCGGTCGGCGACGACTATGCCGTGTTGCTGTGGGATTTGGAAACTAACGCAGTCGTTCATCGTCATGACGTTGCGACGGGCGTGCTACATGCCGTCGCGTTTCGTCCCGATGGAAAAATCTTCGCCACGGCCGGCTTCGACGATCAGGTGCGCATCTTCGACGTCGCGACCGGAAAGATCACGCAACAGCTCACGGTGCCCGCCGCGGATGTGAAGGCGCTGGCGTTTTCACCGAATAATCAGCAACTCGCGGCGGCGGGTCGCAACGGGGTGATTCGCGTTTGGGATCTGACCGGCTTTAAGCAGCTGCGCGATATCCCGGCCCATCGGATGCGCGTCCGCAGCATCGCTTATTCGCCCGATAGCTCGCAAATGGCGTCGGTCGGCGACGATCGGAAGTTCTATCTCTGGAACGCCGACGGCACGCGCGCCGCAACGCTTCCGACCCCGGCCGGTCGACTGTTCTCGCTCACGTTTCTCGGGCCCGACTTTCTCGCTTCCGGTGGCAGCGACAACCTGATCCGCGTGCTCGACCTTCGTTCGCGACGGGAACTCGCGCAGCTCTCGGGCCATACCGGCAGCGTCGCGGGGCTCGACTATCACGCCGAGAGCAACCTGATCG from Planctomycetia bacterium includes the following:
- a CDS encoding WD40 repeat domain-containing protein — protein: MLRRDALKWLGCALPAAYFGQMPVRADVAPGKAATPTSSALRTIEIEIDRETEEAAVASSVVISPNGQIVAAGCDDHRIRLWNIADGSTIAQLRSHNDWVRGVAFHPQGKKLVSVGDDYAVLLWDLETNAVVHRHDVATGVLHAVAFRPDGKIFATAGFDDQVRIFDVATGKITQQLTVPAADVKALAFSPNNQQLAAAGRNGVIRVWDLTGFKQLRDIPAHRMRVRSIAYSPDSSQMASVGDDRKFYLWNADGTRAATLPTPAGRLFSLTFLGPDFLASGGSDNLIRVLDLRSRRELAQLSGHTGSVAGLDYHAESNLIASAGFDTTVRIWKPALTESSPAKITQRPTFAPPQTFSK